The Phragmitibacter flavus genome contains a region encoding:
- a CDS encoding heavy metal response regulator transcription factor has translation MRILIVEDESRSREFLIKGLRESGFAVDGAEDGDEGLSLAEEVDHDLIVLDVMLPGKTGWQVLEKLRALGRETPVLFLTARDAIEDRVRGLELGADDYLVKPFAWVEFLARVRALLRRGPVKQMESSGIADLELDLRRMKAKRGKNVIDLTAKEFQLLSLLVRRTGEVLSRTTIAELVWDMNFSTESNAVDVAMGRLRRKVDEPFERKLIHTQRGLGYVLEDRDED, from the coding sequence ATGCGCATTCTTATTGTGGAAGATGAATCGCGCAGTCGCGAATTTTTGATCAAGGGGCTGCGGGAGTCAGGTTTTGCGGTGGATGGGGCAGAAGATGGAGATGAGGGGTTGAGTCTTGCTGAGGAGGTTGATCATGATTTGATTGTGCTGGATGTGATGCTGCCGGGTAAGACGGGGTGGCAGGTGCTTGAGAAATTGAGGGCGCTGGGTCGGGAGACTCCTGTGTTGTTTCTGACGGCGAGGGATGCGATTGAGGATCGGGTGCGGGGGTTGGAGTTGGGGGCAGATGACTATTTAGTGAAGCCGTTTGCTTGGGTTGAGTTCCTGGCACGAGTAAGGGCGTTGTTGAGGCGGGGGCCTGTGAAACAAATGGAGTCTTCGGGAATTGCCGATCTGGAACTGGATTTGCGTCGAATGAAGGCGAAGCGAGGTAAAAATGTGATTGATCTTACGGCGAAGGAGTTTCAGTTGCTGAGCTTGTTGGTGAGGCGGACGGGTGAGGTGTTGTCCCGGACGACGATTGCTGAATTGGTTTGGGATATGAATTTTTCGACAGAGTCCAATGCCGTGGATGTGGCGATGGGGCGGCTGAGAAGAAAGGTGGATGAGCCGTTTGAAAGGAAGCTCATTCATACCCAAAGGGGTTTGGGTTATGTTTTGGAGGATCGTGATGAAGATTGA
- a CDS encoding tetratricopeptide repeat protein, which produces MPLFWMRGWLNLVVVAGLSLVAQATPDGVTLYAKGRYEEAVDVFRRELAAAEHDFGADSVESLKCRNNLANALNANGRSAEAEVEHRKVLMVRERVLGREHAETLSSRSNLAVALHAQGKYMAAEIEYREVLTIRVRVRGVEDRDVLKTSFALALCVESQGRLGDALTLARQAENGWTKQLGASHPVTLRARMARLRMENAGMVRQE; this is translated from the coding sequence ATGCCACTTTTTTGGATGAGGGGATGGTTAAACCTCGTTGTTGTGGCGGGACTGAGTTTGGTTGCGCAAGCGACGCCTGATGGAGTGACGCTTTATGCAAAGGGGAGATATGAGGAGGCGGTGGATGTTTTCCGCAGGGAACTGGCGGCGGCAGAACACGATTTTGGTGCTGACAGCGTGGAGAGTTTGAAGTGTCGGAATAATCTCGCGAATGCTTTGAATGCAAACGGGAGGTCTGCGGAGGCTGAGGTGGAACATCGCAAGGTGCTGATGGTCAGGGAGCGGGTGCTTGGCAGGGAGCATGCTGAAACGTTGTCGAGTCGGAGTAATCTTGCGGTTGCCTTGCATGCGCAGGGTAAGTATATGGCGGCGGAGATAGAGTATCGTGAAGTGCTGACGATTCGGGTGCGTGTCAGGGGGGTTGAGGATAGGGATGTTTTGAAGACATCGTTTGCTCTGGCTTTGTGTGTTGAGTCCCAAGGGCGACTGGGGGATGCGTTAACATTGGCGCGGCAGGCGGAGAATGGGTGGACCAAACAATTGGGAGCGAGTCACCCGGTTACTCTGCGGGCGAGGATGGCCCGGTTACGCATGGAAAATGCTGGGATGGTGCGGCAGGAGTAG
- a CDS encoding circularly permuted type 2 ATP-grasp protein, producing the protein MVLDNYLTEDFFDEMFNDGRLVRPHYKRVLDRMQSLDTEEYHRRQTAVDLSFMRSGVTFTVYNDNEGTERIFPFDLMPRVIPADEWAIVEKGLIQRITALNLFLHDLYHEQKILKDRIIPPHYINGAKHFRREFMGCNVAKDIYVHICGTDLIRGRDGGYLVLEDNLRCPSGASYMLENRTALKRAFPNLYQSANVHPVDDYPNQLRNVLQFVAPDNLGSDDGPNVVLLTPGVYNSAYFEHAFLARQMGIPIVEGRDLVVRDAKVYMRTTAGLMPVDVIYRRIDDDFLDPSVFRPDSLLGVPGLIHACRSGNVTLANAVGTGIADDKVIYYFVPKIIKYYLGEDPILPNVETYLASEPSDRAFILDNLAKLVVKSANEAGGYGMLMGPWASSEEIETFRKNIIADPRNFIAQPPISLSRHPTWCGEDFEGRHVDLRPYILYGDKISVTPGGLTRVALRKGSLVVNSSQGGGSKDTWVLRDNG; encoded by the coding sequence ATGGTTCTCGACAATTACCTAACCGAAGATTTTTTCGACGAAATGTTCAACGATGGCCGCCTGGTGCGACCACATTACAAGCGTGTCCTTGATCGCATGCAAAGCCTCGACACCGAGGAATACCATCGCCGTCAAACCGCTGTCGACCTCTCGTTCATGCGCAGCGGCGTCACCTTCACCGTCTACAACGACAACGAAGGCACCGAACGCATCTTCCCCTTCGACCTCATGCCCCGCGTCATTCCCGCCGATGAATGGGCGATTGTCGAAAAAGGCCTCATCCAGCGCATCACCGCCCTCAACCTCTTCCTCCACGATCTCTACCACGAACAGAAAATCCTCAAGGACCGCATCATCCCCCCTCACTACATCAACGGCGCCAAGCATTTCCGTCGCGAGTTCATGGGATGCAACGTCGCCAAAGACATCTACGTCCACATCTGCGGCACCGACCTCATCCGCGGTCGCGACGGCGGCTACCTCGTCCTTGAAGACAACCTTCGCTGTCCTTCCGGCGCCTCCTACATGCTGGAAAACCGCACCGCCCTCAAGCGTGCGTTCCCCAATCTCTACCAGTCCGCCAACGTCCACCCTGTCGACGATTACCCCAACCAGCTCCGCAACGTTCTCCAATTCGTCGCGCCCGACAACCTCGGCTCCGACGACGGCCCCAACGTGGTCCTCCTCACCCCCGGCGTCTACAACTCCGCCTACTTTGAACACGCCTTCCTCGCCCGCCAGATGGGCATCCCGATTGTCGAAGGACGCGACCTCGTCGTGCGCGACGCCAAGGTCTACATGCGCACCACCGCCGGCCTCATGCCCGTCGACGTCATCTACCGCCGCATCGACGACGATTTCCTTGATCCTTCCGTGTTCCGTCCCGACTCCCTCCTCGGCGTCCCCGGCCTCATCCACGCCTGCCGCTCCGGCAACGTGACTCTGGCAAACGCCGTCGGCACCGGAATCGCCGACGACAAAGTCATCTACTACTTCGTCCCCAAGATCATCAAATACTACCTCGGCGAAGACCCCATCCTTCCCAACGTCGAGACCTATCTCGCCAGCGAGCCCTCCGACCGCGCCTTCATCCTCGACAACCTCGCCAAACTCGTCGTCAAATCCGCCAACGAAGCCGGCGGCTACGGCATGCTCATGGGACCCTGGGCCAGCAGCGAAGAAATCGAAACCTTCCGCAAAAACATAATCGCTGATCCCCGCAACTTCATCGCCCAGCCGCCCATCTCCCTCTCCCGCCACCCGACCTGGTGCGGCGAAGATTTTGAAGGCCGCCACGTCGACCTCCGACCCTACATCCTCTACGGCGACAAAATCAGCGTCACCCCCGGAGGCCTCACCCGCGTCGCCCTCCGCAAGGGCAGTCTCGTTGTCAACTCCTCCCAAGGTGGCGGCTCCAAAGACACCTGGGTCCTCCGCGACAACGGCTGA
- a CDS encoding transposase, which yields MHPLDFDKPITVTRQQLPHWTQQHVTYFVNFRLADSVPAPLLRSWEEQRTIWLRVHGITYDSENQWRHKLQTLPEALRREFRTRFTQTFERMLDDGHGSCLLRNPESRNVVENALRYFHNERYTLGRFVIMPNHVHALICPQGEHALKDILHSWKRFTARKINEALGRKGELWQSESYDHIVRDEAELQRIENYILQNPLKAGLQDGFTLG from the coding sequence GTGCACCCACTCGACTTCGACAAACCCATCACCGTCACCCGGCAGCAGCTTCCCCACTGGACGCAACAACACGTCACCTACTTCGTCAACTTCCGCCTCGCCGACTCCGTGCCCGCGCCTCTACTGCGAAGCTGGGAAGAACAACGCACCATCTGGCTACGCGTGCATGGCATCACCTACGATTCCGAAAATCAGTGGCGGCACAAACTCCAAACCCTCCCCGAAGCCCTGCGCCGGGAGTTCCGCACCCGCTTCACCCAAACCTTCGAACGCATGCTCGACGACGGCCACGGCTCCTGCCTCCTGCGCAACCCGGAATCCCGCAACGTCGTGGAAAATGCCCTGCGCTACTTTCACAACGAGCGGTATACCTTGGGTCGCTTCGTCATCATGCCGAATCATGTGCACGCTCTGATATGCCCGCAAGGCGAGCACGCCTTGAAAGACATCCTGCACTCATGGAAACGTTTCACTGCCCGGAAGATCAACGAAGCCCTCGGCCGAAAGGGAGAGTTATGGCAATCAGAAAGCTACGATCACATCGTGCGGGATGAGGCTGAGCTGCAACGCATCGAGAATTACATCCTCCAAAACCCCCTCAAGGCCGGCCTGCAAGATGGGTTTACCCTTGGTTGA
- a CDS encoding heavy metal sensor histidine kinase, producing MKIEHPSLPPALALTTRLVLGYMLVAFFTLSAAAVFLHEILDYGFEVEDAGLMSDHVRLLRREMLESPEELGRVREIIGATANAQSLEKYFGRLLEDDGTTLVETRGYEELAVAREAFPKPVGVSDNLQKVVRSRSLSGTPLFLASALMTRRAGEPPLVYLVALDITHVDNWLEKFRVQLFFVVVTGTVISGLLAWFLTRTGLRPLQEITAGMQRVGAKGLDERLSRNRWPHELAAMAGEFDLMLERLHEAFQRLSQFSADAAHEFRTPLNNLMVSTSFLLSRDHDKEEYRQALVANFAEFERMKRLVDSLLFLARADNAEAVIKKTVVDARVLAGGVVDFFSALAEEHGVMLVSDGSGELLADETLLRMALANLVSNALRHTPRGGRVSVLIDGRLDDCKITVTDSGIGIDEVHLPRLFDRFYRVDAARSSVAADAGVGLGLALVKTVASLHGGSVEVWSKQGLGTSMTLLLPRRCD from the coding sequence ATGAAGATTGAACATCCTTCATTGCCTCCAGCGCTGGCGCTGACGACAAGGTTGGTGCTTGGGTATATGCTGGTGGCGTTTTTCACGCTGTCGGCGGCAGCAGTGTTTTTGCATGAAATTTTGGATTATGGATTTGAAGTGGAAGATGCGGGGTTGATGTCAGATCATGTGCGTTTGCTGCGTCGGGAGATGCTGGAAAGTCCTGAGGAGTTGGGACGGGTGCGTGAGATTATTGGGGCGACGGCGAATGCGCAAAGTTTGGAAAAATATTTTGGGCGGTTGTTGGAGGATGATGGGACAACGCTGGTTGAAACCAGAGGGTATGAAGAGCTGGCGGTTGCGCGTGAAGCTTTTCCAAAGCCCGTAGGTGTTTCGGACAATCTTCAGAAAGTGGTTCGTTCAAGGTCGTTGTCGGGCACGCCGTTGTTTCTTGCTTCCGCATTGATGACACGTCGTGCGGGGGAGCCTCCGCTGGTCTATCTTGTTGCTTTGGACATTACGCATGTTGACAATTGGTTGGAAAAATTTCGGGTGCAGTTGTTTTTTGTGGTGGTTACAGGGACGGTAATTTCAGGCTTGTTGGCGTGGTTTTTGACTCGGACGGGATTGAGGCCGTTGCAGGAGATTACTGCGGGCATGCAACGGGTGGGTGCGAAGGGGTTGGATGAGCGGTTGAGTCGTAATCGATGGCCACATGAGCTTGCGGCGATGGCGGGCGAGTTTGACTTGATGCTGGAGCGTTTGCATGAGGCGTTTCAGAGGCTTTCACAATTTTCCGCTGATGCTGCGCATGAATTCCGCACGCCGTTGAACAACCTGATGGTGTCGACGAGCTTTCTGCTTTCGCGTGATCATGATAAAGAGGAATACCGGCAGGCACTGGTGGCAAACTTCGCGGAGTTTGAGCGGATGAAGCGGTTGGTGGACAGTTTGCTTTTTCTTGCGCGTGCGGACAATGCGGAGGCGGTGATCAAAAAAACCGTGGTGGATGCTCGGGTGCTTGCTGGTGGGGTGGTGGATTTTTTTTCGGCTTTGGCGGAAGAGCATGGGGTGATGCTGGTGAGTGATGGGAGTGGCGAGTTGCTGGCGGATGAGACGTTACTGCGCATGGCGCTTGCGAATCTTGTTTCCAATGCTTTGCGGCATACTCCAAGGGGGGGGAGGGTGAGCGTGCTGATTGATGGCCGATTAGACGACTGTAAGATTACGGTAACTGATTCGGGCATCGGTATCGACGAAGTGCATTTACCGCGGTTATTCGACCGGTTTTACAGGGTTGATGCGGCGCGATCCAGTGTGGCTGCGGATGCTGGTGTGGGGTTGGGTTTGGCTTTGGTGAAGACGGTAGCGAGTTTGCATGGTGGGTCGGTAGAGGTATGGAGCAAGCAGGGGTTGGGAACGTCCATGACGCTGCTGCTGCCCCGAAGGTGTGATTAA
- a CDS encoding methyltransferase family protein: MAGHDQVEVMMAVMGLLLVAMGVWGRIWCTLYIGGRKDQMLVTDGPYARCRNPLYFFSALAGLGVAAAAGSVVVLGVVMAFFAVGYHFVIRAEEKKLLGLHGESFLNYCKEVPRFWMRLRLQRSMAPEQQVFSSKLFHRTSRDASWFFVAWSAVLWVKILHQSGALPCWWNIP, encoded by the coding sequence ATGGCTGGACATGATCAAGTGGAGGTCATGATGGCGGTGATGGGGTTGTTGTTAGTGGCAATGGGGGTGTGGGGTAGGATTTGGTGCACGCTTTATATTGGCGGCAGGAAGGATCAGATGCTGGTGACGGATGGGCCGTATGCAAGGTGTCGTAATCCGCTTTATTTTTTCAGTGCGTTGGCAGGGTTGGGGGTGGCTGCGGCGGCTGGGTCTGTTGTTGTTTTGGGTGTGGTGATGGCGTTTTTTGCTGTTGGATACCATTTTGTCATCAGGGCTGAGGAAAAGAAGTTGTTGGGTTTGCATGGGGAGAGTTTTTTGAACTATTGCAAGGAGGTTCCACGGTTTTGGATGAGGCTGCGCCTGCAGAGGTCAATGGCTCCTGAACAGCAGGTGTTTAGTTCCAAGCTGTTTCATCGCACGTCGCGAGATGCTTCGTGGTTTTTCGTGGCCTGGTCAGCGGTGCTTTGGGTGAAGATTTTGCATCAATCTGGAGCGCTGCCGTGTTGGTGGAATATCCCATGA
- a CDS encoding alpha-E domain-containing protein has protein sequence MSAPLPANSHATRRSSEAMLSRVANSLYWMSRYIERAENIARLLDVNLQLMLDFVNLDDQQLKEHWLPILRSAGDEELFFKHHDQANSTTVTEFMTFSEENPNSVLSCIFSARENARQVRDQISGEMFETLNEAYLFLKSKNARAVWNSGAHEFYEQIKKYSHLFQGLTDATFSRVDGYEFIQFGKFLERADKTSRILDIKYHILLPSVFDVGGAVDAAQWQALLRSASAMEAYRRFHPADVTPAKVAEFLILSDTFPRSIRYCVNRVDHYHHLLAETQSDEYYSQEGEDFGKLVADLRTLTIKQILSSGLHEFMQRVQSDLDHIDDFIYQTFMYHPPIDLEAEIRLHQQEMQQQQKKSA, from the coding sequence ATGTCCGCTCCTCTCCCCGCCAACTCCCACGCCACCCGGCGTAGCAGCGAAGCCATGCTCTCCCGCGTGGCCAACTCCCTTTACTGGATGAGTCGCTACATCGAGCGCGCCGAAAACATCGCGCGCCTGCTCGACGTCAACCTCCAGCTCATGCTCGACTTCGTCAATCTCGACGACCAGCAGCTCAAGGAACACTGGCTCCCCATCCTCCGCTCCGCCGGTGATGAAGAACTGTTCTTCAAACATCACGATCAGGCCAACAGCACCACGGTCACCGAGTTCATGACCTTCAGCGAGGAGAACCCCAACTCCGTGCTCTCCTGCATCTTCTCCGCCCGTGAAAACGCCCGTCAGGTGCGCGACCAGATCTCCGGCGAAATGTTTGAAACGCTCAACGAAGCCTACCTCTTCCTGAAGTCGAAAAACGCCCGCGCCGTGTGGAACTCCGGTGCCCATGAGTTCTACGAACAAATCAAAAAATACTCCCACCTCTTCCAAGGCCTCACCGACGCCACCTTCTCCCGCGTCGACGGATACGAGTTCATCCAGTTCGGCAAATTTCTCGAGCGCGCCGACAAAACCAGCCGCATTCTCGACATCAAATACCACATCCTGCTCCCCAGCGTTTTTGATGTCGGTGGAGCCGTTGATGCCGCCCAGTGGCAGGCCCTCCTTCGTTCCGCCAGCGCCATGGAGGCTTACCGTCGCTTCCACCCCGCCGACGTCACCCCCGCGAAAGTTGCCGAGTTCCTCATCCTTTCCGACACCTTCCCGCGCTCCATCCGTTATTGCGTCAACCGCGTCGATCACTACCATCACCTCCTCGCCGAGACCCAGTCCGACGAATACTATAGCCAGGAAGGCGAAGATTTCGGCAAGCTTGTTGCCGACCTCCGCACCCTGACCATCAAACAAATCCTCTCCAGCGGTCTTCATGAATTCATGCAGCGTGTTCAAAGCGATCTTGATCACATCGATGACTTCATCTATCAAACCTTCATGTATCACCCGCCCATCGACCTCGAAGCCGAAATCCGCCTTCACCAGCAGGAGATGCAGCAGCAGCAGAAAAAATCAGCCTGA
- a CDS encoding TonB-dependent receptor translates to MHFPLAMAAGCCLFQAAAAEPNFSTTEIEPVVVTATRSATPLAEVPYTVHLIDQERVTEMAPQSFPEALKEIPGVFIQQTSHGQGSPYLRGFTGFRTLTMIDGIRLNNSVFRDGPNQYLSTIDVLSLRGIEVVKSQGSVLYGSDAIGGVINALTKGPVYRAPDPLAITPVAKGAKNVQPTAPAPLAGGPYITGLMSTRYATAEDSWTGRLEGSISEYEKYGFYLGLTGRTFGDLRAAGVGRLPETGYDELGLDAKLELFLADNVKLTIAHNQMVQEDVWRTHRTIFAVPYEGSSIGNEREHYFDQHRHLSYVRLEGTPDNGWLDRWQATLSYQRQSEDIHRTAADRSSRIDGFDADTFGFDLQFESGTAMGDLTYGVSYYLDKVDSFSDRFRADGSFNRSAIQGPVGDDSDYHLGSAFLQDVIKLNDRLELTLGARYTYAKAEVGKAEDPISGEEVSFDDDWNDVSGNARLLFGVDEEKHLKLFTGVSQSFRAPNLSDVSRLDSARSNELETAAPGLDPEKFLTGEIGMRWDSETVSAGLAYFYTDVKDMIVRAPTGRIVDGLDEVTKLNAGDGYIQGIEFDLSWQFHPQWRVFGSVAWQDGKVEGFPNSTTERVEEPVSRLLPLSGLVGLRWDSPAERFWVEGTVLMVDRQDRLNAGDRADTQRIPPGGTPGYTVATLRSGWRVTDAFTLTAAVENLSDEAYRVHGSGVNEPGVNFVFGAEVRF, encoded by the coding sequence ATGCACTTCCCGTTGGCCATGGCGGCGGGATGTTGTTTGTTTCAGGCCGCAGCGGCAGAACCCAACTTTTCGACGACGGAGATCGAGCCGGTCGTGGTCACTGCGACGCGCAGTGCAACACCTTTGGCTGAAGTCCCTTACACAGTGCATTTGATTGATCAGGAGCGCGTCACGGAGATGGCACCACAAAGTTTTCCGGAGGCGTTGAAGGAGATTCCGGGAGTGTTCATTCAGCAGACTTCGCATGGTCAGGGGTCGCCTTACCTGCGGGGTTTCACGGGGTTTCGGACGTTGACAATGATTGACGGGATTCGCTTGAACAACTCGGTTTTTCGCGATGGTCCGAATCAGTATTTGAGCACGATTGATGTGTTGTCGCTGCGCGGAATCGAAGTGGTGAAAAGCCAGGGTTCGGTGCTTTATGGGAGTGACGCGATTGGCGGGGTGATCAATGCCTTGACCAAAGGTCCGGTGTATCGTGCGCCGGATCCACTGGCGATCACCCCCGTGGCTAAAGGGGCGAAGAATGTGCAGCCGACGGCCCCTGCTCCGTTAGCGGGCGGGCCTTACATCACCGGCTTGATGTCGACGCGTTATGCGACGGCGGAGGATAGCTGGACAGGGCGTCTTGAGGGCAGCATCAGTGAATACGAAAAGTATGGTTTCTACCTTGGGCTTACTGGACGCACGTTTGGGGATCTGCGTGCGGCGGGTGTGGGGCGGCTTCCAGAGACGGGTTACGATGAATTGGGATTGGATGCGAAACTGGAGCTGTTTTTGGCTGACAATGTGAAGCTGACGATCGCGCACAATCAGATGGTGCAGGAGGATGTATGGCGCACGCATCGCACCATCTTTGCGGTGCCTTATGAAGGGAGTTCAATTGGCAATGAGCGGGAGCATTATTTTGATCAGCATCGTCATCTCAGTTATGTGAGATTGGAAGGCACGCCGGACAATGGCTGGTTGGATCGCTGGCAGGCGACGTTGTCTTATCAACGTCAGAGTGAAGACATTCATCGCACGGCGGCGGATCGCAGCAGCCGGATTGATGGGTTTGATGCAGATACCTTTGGGTTTGATTTACAATTCGAAAGCGGCACGGCGATGGGTGACCTGACTTATGGTGTGAGTTATTATCTGGACAAGGTGGATTCGTTCTCGGATCGGTTCCGCGCGGACGGCAGCTTCAATCGTTCGGCCATTCAGGGGCCGGTGGGGGATGACTCCGACTATCATCTGGGCAGCGCGTTTTTACAGGATGTGATCAAGCTCAATGACCGCTTGGAATTGACCCTTGGTGCTCGTTACACCTATGCGAAGGCAGAGGTTGGAAAGGCGGAAGATCCGATCAGCGGGGAAGAGGTGTCGTTTGATGATGACTGGAACGATGTGTCGGGCAATGCGCGGTTGTTGTTTGGTGTGGATGAAGAGAAGCACTTGAAGCTTTTCACCGGGGTCTCGCAGAGCTTCCGTGCGCCCAATCTTTCGGACGTTTCGCGGTTGGATTCGGCTCGTTCCAATGAGCTGGAAACGGCGGCACCTGGCCTTGATCCGGAGAAGTTTTTGACCGGGGAAATCGGGATGCGTTGGGATAGTGAGACGGTGTCGGCGGGCCTTGCTTATTTTTATACGGATGTGAAGGACATGATTGTGCGGGCACCGACCGGGCGGATCGTGGATGGGTTAGACGAGGTGACCAAGCTGAATGCAGGAGATGGCTACATTCAGGGCATTGAGTTTGATTTGAGCTGGCAGTTTCATCCGCAGTGGCGGGTGTTTGGCAGCGTGGCCTGGCAGGATGGAAAGGTGGAGGGGTTTCCGAATTCAACGACGGAACGGGTGGAAGAGCCGGTGAGCCGCTTGTTGCCTTTGTCGGGCTTGGTGGGGTTGCGTTGGGATAGTCCAGCGGAGCGTTTCTGGGTGGAAGGCACGGTGTTGATGGTGGATCGGCAGGATCGGCTGAATGCCGGGGATCGTGCGGACACGCAGCGCATTCCGCCCGGGGGCACGCCGGGTTATACGGTGGCGACTTTGAGGAGTGGATGGCGGGTGACGGATGCGTTCACGCTGACGGCGGCGGTGGAGAACCTGAGCGATGAGGCTTATCGCGTGCACGGTTCCGGGGTGAACGAGCCGGGGGTGAATTTTGTGTTTGGGGCGGAGGTGAGGTTTTAG
- the eboE gene encoding metabolite traffic protein EboE, with protein sequence MELNHGLHLGYCTNIHRGEDWASTWRGLEEYTLQVRRRVAKGRKYGIGLRLSERAARELSAPCQMAEFQEWLEKHDCYVFTINGFPYGNFHGERVKEEVFKPDWTSPKRLEYTKLLFDLLAQLLPAGMSGSVSTLPGSHKEFGVGKEELGLIFDHLQVCSQHIESLREKTGKDLHLGLEPEPLGLVETSGEVLKFFGLYLDRHPRDGRFLRNVGVNYDCCHLAVEFEEADEALSRIADAGVRLSKLHLSSALKLKPTVENLERLKEFDEPVYFHQVIASDGVNPLRRFRDIPEALEFARSMPGQVGEEWRVHFHIPLHASPTGGFGDTQDHILGCLDWLAARPKACQHLEMETYTWEVLPVELRAGDVVDQLCAEYDWTLGEMRKRGLA encoded by the coding sequence ATGGAATTGAATCATGGGCTGCATCTGGGTTATTGCACGAACATTCATCGGGGCGAGGACTGGGCGTCGACGTGGCGCGGTCTGGAGGAGTATACTTTGCAGGTGCGGCGGCGGGTGGCGAAGGGGCGGAAGTATGGGATTGGGCTGCGTTTGAGCGAGCGTGCGGCGCGGGAGTTGTCGGCGCCGTGTCAGATGGCGGAGTTTCAGGAGTGGCTGGAGAAGCACGATTGTTATGTGTTCACGATCAACGGGTTTCCGTATGGGAACTTCCATGGGGAACGGGTCAAGGAGGAGGTGTTCAAGCCGGACTGGACGTCGCCGAAGCGGTTGGAATACACGAAGCTGCTGTTTGATCTGCTGGCGCAGTTGCTGCCCGCTGGGATGAGCGGAAGTGTGAGCACTTTGCCGGGTTCGCACAAGGAGTTCGGGGTGGGTAAAGAGGAGCTTGGTCTGATCTTTGATCATTTGCAGGTTTGCAGTCAACACATTGAATCGCTGCGTGAAAAAACGGGCAAGGATTTGCATTTGGGACTGGAGCCGGAGCCGCTGGGTTTGGTGGAGACGAGCGGGGAAGTGCTGAAGTTTTTTGGGTTGTATCTGGATCGGCATCCGCGTGATGGGCGGTTTTTGAGGAATGTGGGGGTGAATTATGATTGCTGTCATCTGGCGGTGGAGTTTGAGGAGGCGGATGAGGCGCTGTCGAGAATTGCGGATGCGGGGGTGAGGTTGAGCAAGCTGCATCTGAGTTCGGCGTTGAAGCTGAAGCCGACGGTGGAGAATTTGGAGAGGTTGAAGGAGTTTGATGAGCCGGTGTATTTTCATCAGGTGATTGCGTCGGATGGTGTGAATCCGTTGCGGAGGTTTAGGGATATTCCGGAGGCACTGGAGTTTGCGCGGTCGATGCCGGGTCAGGTGGGTGAGGAGTGGCGGGTGCATTTTCATATCCCGCTGCATGCGAGTCCGACGGGGGGATTCGGGGACACGCAGGATCACATTTTAGGATGTCTGGACTGGCTGGCGGCGCGGCCGAAGGCGTGTCAGCATCTGGAAATGGAGACTTACACTTGGGAGGTATTGCCGGTGGAGTTGCGGGCGGGGGATGTGGTGGATCAGTTGTGCGCGGAGTATGACTGGACGCTGGGGGAGATGAGGAAGCGGGGGCTGGCGTGA
- a CDS encoding transglutaminase family protein → MSDPAPAADPTDTHREWTEPLSLRVRHLTRYHYNDIVRDSFNEARLQPFSDPTQTCVQFDLNITPHAAVRDYPDVFNNHVHYFDIIAPHQDLAVEAISLVNTHPDLRGPVPADNHPDALKNLPATEDHFSYLHSSAYVSLEVEIWRAAIDALTEDPITDLWKATLTMGAYIHSNFTYSPQLTTVNTKPTDVLRLRKGVCQDFAHLLLGMCRSRDIPARYVSGYFHNPNKTPGEIEASHAWIEVYLPGYGWKGYDPTHDRIPDTRYIKLAVGADYGDIRPLSGNFRGKGTREMIVEVHIDRV, encoded by the coding sequence ATGAGCGACCCCGCCCCTGCGGCTGATCCTACTGACACTCATCGCGAATGGACCGAACCCCTTTCCCTTCGCGTCCGTCACCTCACCCGCTACCACTACAACGACATCGTCCGGGACAGCTTCAACGAAGCCCGTCTCCAGCCGTTTAGTGATCCCACTCAAACCTGCGTTCAGTTCGATCTCAACATCACCCCGCACGCCGCTGTGCGAGACTACCCCGATGTGTTCAACAACCACGTCCATTATTTCGACATCATCGCCCCCCATCAGGACCTTGCTGTTGAAGCCATCTCCCTCGTCAACACCCATCCCGACCTGCGCGGCCCAGTCCCTGCCGACAACCATCCGGACGCCCTCAAAAACCTTCCCGCCACCGAAGATCATTTCTCCTACCTCCACAGTTCGGCTTATGTCTCACTAGAGGTCGAAATCTGGCGCGCCGCCATTGATGCGCTCACGGAAGACCCCATCACCGACCTCTGGAAAGCCACCCTCACCATGGGTGCTTACATCCATTCCAATTTCACCTACTCCCCCCAGCTCACCACCGTCAACACCAAACCCACCGACGTCCTGCGCCTCCGCAAAGGTGTCTGCCAGGACTTCGCCCACCTGCTTCTCGGCATGTGCCGCAGCCGGGACATCCCCGCCCGCTACGTCAGCGGCTATTTCCACAATCCCAACAAGACTCCCGGCGAAATCGAAGCCAGCCACGCGTGGATCGAAGTTTATCTCCCCGGCTACGGCTGGAAGGGCTACGACCCCACCCACGACCGCATCCCCGACACCCGTTACATCAAACTCGCCGTCGGTGCCGACTACGGCGACATCCGCCCCTTGAGCGGCAACTTCCGAGGCAAAGGCACCCGCGAAATGATCGTCGAAGTCCACATCGACCGCGTCTGA